From the Hordeum vulgare subsp. vulgare chromosome 1H, MorexV3_pseudomolecules_assembly, whole genome shotgun sequence genome, the window CCGCCCTCGAGGTAACCCGATCAATTTTACCCCTGCATGCATCCTTAGTTGCTTCAGTCCACCAAAAATGTAGTAGTTTGGTACAAAAAAATGGCATGTCAATCTTTGGCATTGTGCCAATTATTCGCCACTAGTTGGTTGGTTTCAGAGTTATCTTGCCAATCTCACATAAAGTTGCCTTTTTTTGGCATTGCCAACAATGGTAGCAAACTAACCATATTCGTAATGCCCAGGGACGAGTTGCTCAAAGATTGCAATCCATCGTTTAGAAGCAGAATTACAAGATCACTGATTTAGAAATTGATTAGGCATCCGGTTCTTGCAGGTGTGCCTTCATAATTTTGTGGATATAAGCCAACTGAAGAATTGCATCATGCTCGAGGATGCCAGACAGGAAGGACCATGCAAGTATGAGCACCTTGTCAGGCTGGAGTTCATGTCCCACCATTTCATTTCATCGGTGCAAGATGAGGCGGACTTTGAGCAGTTCTTTAGTGCAGTCTCTTGGTCGGAGAAGGCGACACAGCGCACTCCGGAACTTGGCTTGGCCGCAGCCATTTCCCTAGTCCGAAAGAGCTACCTGTTTTCTATGCCTGTCATTGCACAAGCTCATTTTGTATTGCTTGCATCCAGATGCGTTGGCAATGGGGATCTGGGCCTTCATTTGCAAGTATTTGAGAATGCCATGCATGCTTATTTGATATACTTGCCAGAATTGGGTGTTTTTGACAGAACTAATGTGGTGAAAAGCCTGTTTGGTCGCTTCGCCACCATGAGACTTCATAACTCTTGTATCCAAGATGGGACTAATCAGAAGCTACATTGTCAGATCAATAGGTTGTTTTTGTTCTGCAAGGCGCACTGCGATGATAGCCTGCATGTCAAAGAGAGGAGTCCATTTGATATATTTCTGAGCTTCATTGAGGAGAACCAGCATATCTTCCCTGAACAATCGAGGCAGGACGCTGTTATTATTGTGAAGAAAATCGTGTCAAATATCCTGGGTTGTGCTAACCAGAAGGACACAGATGAATCGGATACTAAAGTATCAGAGGAGATGATCTACCTTGCTGCTGTACTTAGGCTAATGAGTTCCTCTTTTCTAGAGGTTCTTCACTTTATTAGGAAAATGAGGGTTGCAGGTGACAGGCTCCATGAAAATCATATATTCCTTCGCATATCTAAAACCATCAGCTTACTTGGGCAATATGAAGCTAATGGACTTAACATAGATGACTTATTTGGTATGACTGAGAAGTCTGTTGACAAGGAAAACGCCTCAGTGTTGATGCTTTTTCATTTTGCTAGCCTATTAGCCTTGTGTTTAAGAATGAGGTTTGGTTTTCTGTGGAAAGCTTGCATTGTCATGATCATGATGGCCATGAATCTTGTGATTGATGAAGATAAAAGTCTGAGTACATTTCAGTTTCTTATTGCTTCAAAAGAGTCTGCAATCTCCTCCATTGACCAAGAGGCTTCTGCAATCTCCTCCATTGACCAAGAGGCTTCTGCAATCTCCTCCATTGACCAAGAGGCATCTGCAATCTCCTCCATTGACCAAGAGGCTACTTTGAAGGTGTTACACTTTTAGCTGCTTATATACTGTTTTGATCTGATTCCTCTGAAACTATCtatatgttgttttattttactttattttttcaCTTTGTTTGATTCGATGACCATGCATGCAGGGTTCTGCCAGGAGAAAATCTTCTACATCAATAGCTTTGCAGTTCACTAACTTGCATAAACGTTGTATTCAGGATGATGCGGTGTCTGATTGTGCTGAGGGCAGCAGGTAACCTCTATAACCATATAGTTGTTGGAGGTACACAATGGAGAAGATAATCTTCTAAGCTCTAACAGTTCTTTCGCATCGCGTTTTTTTAGCTTACTATAACAAATGTAAATCGTGCTTGCTACAATAGTAACCATCTAGTCTATTGCTTAAACCGTGCATGCCTTTCAATGGGTTGCATGCTTCACTACGAATTGATGAGTAGAAAATTAGGAAGGAAATCTTGTTCAAAGGAAAGGCATAGCATCTGGTGCAACCCATCCAAGCATATCTTTTGTTTGTAATTGCCATCTTGAAAGTTGTGGTTTGCCATAACTTCAGTAGAAACAAGTTTGTCAAAATCACGAAGGGCAGCAAACAACTAAGCATCCCTTAACatattacttcctccgttcctaaatataagaccttttggagattgcactataaactacatacaaagcaaaatgagtgaatctacatttaaaagatgtctatatacatcactatgtagttcatagtgtaatatctaaaatgtcttatatttaggaacggagggagtatatgctaTTGGTTTCTTACTTGTGGGCCTGGGCCTGCATGTGACTTTGAAAAGATAATTCTTAGTACTGCGTGCTGGTTTCCTAATCTTGCTTGCAACTGCTTCCTGGGCAGCCCCAAGTGGCTTCACAAGGGGATGACAAGATGCTGCCCCAAAAGGAAATCTAATTGTAGTTAAATTTGATTTGTACTCTGACTTGTTGCAATTTGGGCAGGTCTAAAACTGTAGACGGAAAAGCCTTTTTGGAGTCCTATCTTGGAAAGAACAAGTCCTCCGAGTGGGATGATTTGGTGGATTATGTCGAATGTGAAGATGGCATGGATTATACAAGTTGGCTGGTGAAGCACGGGAAATTCAAGGGGTTTAAGTATGCCAAATGGATGCAGAGCAAGCAACCCAGTGCGGACAAGTCAGAGAAAAACAGGGAATACGGTGCCAGTAAAAGTAAAAGACTGAAGAAGGCCTCACGGTGAGTCTTCTTGGTGATTGCATGGGTTGGGGCCTTAAGAACAGGCTGCGACACCACGGGAGCAGAGTGCCGCTCACGGCGGAGCCTTGTGTATATATAGTTGTTATGGGCTCATTTTAGGGAAAGACCTGGGGACAGTTTGTATGCTGACGTGCTGATTATTGGATCTTTTTTTTAACCGttagtatctgtgatgtactctactGAAGTTTTGACATGTATCCGTGTCTGTCTGTCTGTTGAAATGTATCTCTGTGCCCCACAATCTGGATATACTACCACCCACTGTAGATCTGACATTGGTAAGTTGGATTGGTCTTTCTCATTCTTCTCTGAGAAGTGGATTAAACTTCAAAGAGCCAGTTCTTTTGGACGGCTTAAAAAATAAAGTGCTTTTTCCCAACTTAAAAAATAAGCTGCAAGACTTTTAAATTAGTTATTCTGTAACTAGTTTAGAAACCTCAATAAATAAGAAAGGCTGCTTAAAGGATAAGCAAGCTAGGTTAAATTAGTTATTTCATAACTAGTTTAGAAGCCTTAGTAAATAAGAGAGGCGACTTATAGAATAAGCTAGGAAGGAGGCGGCTTATTTTTTAAGCTGTCAAAAGAACTGATCCCAAATTAAAAAAGGGCATTTTTCGCTACAAATGTTTGTTTTATATGTCAAATGAGAGGCAATTTCCTATGCACGATGCTAGCTACACAACTTTTGGTATACGTGCCTTTTTGATATATGAGGTGTCGGGTTTCAACGACATTGACACAAGTGCATTTTTGTTGTATATGAATGAACTTTTTTCACTTATATTTATCTTTTTTGTTACTTTTTTGACATTAATGTCTTTTCGTTGTGTAGAAAGGACGTTTTTCACTTCTCTCGGTCTTTTTTATTGCTTTTTTGGCATAACTAGTAAatgtgtccgtgcgttgcaacgggagaaaaataaaAACGCTATTCGAAGAACCGCCAATCTTGGATTCGTGAGTAACAACAATATGTTCTCGTATGAATAATGACATGTCAGATTAAACTATTTTCTTTAGCTTATAAATACCTTGTAAAACTAAAATTAATAACCTATCTTACTTTGATGTTATGGAAAGAAAAATTGATCCATTTATGGGAACATAACTCGATACGTTGGAAGTCTATGACCATGAAGGTTAACCGGCATTGTGAAAAACTAATAAGAAACCAAACCTTTTCTAAATCATCCATTAAATTTACCCGCTTTCCCCTAACTACAATTACATGAATAATCATTAGTATTCAAATTAGTAGCATTGCCAAGCTTAGGTTGAATAAATAAGTTTACATCATACCTGTGTTCGGCAAGAATTTTCAATGTGTACAAACCTTAAGAAATGATGTCCAGCTCGACTTTGTTTGGATGCATCTGAGGCGAGTTGTCGGCAATCTGGCTAGGCACTCCTCCATTCTTCTTCCATGCACTCTCTTTCCGCTGTGTCCTTGACACGCAAAGAGGTTGAGAGACATACAATCAACACTTCTTTCATTGTTGGGGTGACATTACTTTTGTGGGCTAACTCCTCATTCATAGAGTAACCGAGCCGTTTAGTATGACTGACTTGTTGCAAATCGGTGTTCTCCATAGAAACTGTATTTAGTTCACCAATTGTACTTTGCTAGCTGCTACTCTAGCACCAAAATCTTTCCAGTACTCTTCATGATTTGAGGATGTTTAGGATTTATCAACTAACACTCACAGTGGATTGAATGGATAGAGTATATAGCTAGTAGGATCAAACAATTCATCCTTTGATGATTGATTAATCAGTGAATTgtcaatttatcatttttctgaaCATTTGCTTGAGTGGATGAGCAGGATGAATAAGTTAATTTAGTTGGGGGAGCATATCCTAGTATAGTGGGCGCAACCCTACTTGACGAGCAAGTGTTGCGTCTTCCCTATCCTGGACCTGTGGTTGGGCAAGCACTGCTCACTCACCGGCATGCAGAGGTGACCGCTCTCACGGGATGGAGGAACAGGTGAGCGGAGTGAACCGCGTCGTAGGTAAGATGTAGAAGCAAAATTGGTGGTACTTGGTCAGTTACTGTAGGCAGTTTGAGGGAACATCTCAAATAGTATTAGACACGCGTTGTTTACTCAAATAAATTCTACGTATTAGCAAATGTAGTAGAAAGTCGAcacatttgcacacatattgtatCATGAGATGAAACCTAAATAAACTGAGTTAGGTGAACAATGTACTGTTTCATATACAAAAGCTTTACACCGCTGCTGACAGAACATAAATAAAATTCAGTTCATTGACCTGATAGTTGAAATTATAATCCAATCAAAACTTCGAGACTCCCAGTTCACACGAAGTTACCGGCTGGTGGTACAATCAGTTGTAGCAGTCGAACAACTAACAGATCTATTTAATTGCAAAGAGAAGAGCGCACTCTGACTTGAAATCATTCAATGAAATTACTGCCAGGTCAGCCCAATAGAAACCACAAACCATGATTTAGAGTCACCATCACATCGTACCAAATCTAACACTGCAGTGTGTCCAAGTACACGGCAGTGTCGTACCAAGCCCAAGTAAGTCGTCCATTTTAGTCACGTAGCTAAAAAGATTCTTTTGGAAGTAATAGTAAAGAGCTGAAAATAGATATAGTATTTTCATAAAGATAGCCAAAAAATAAGGCATTTTCCACAAACTATATGGATGTTTACAAATAGAGGTCTATACTATCTTTCGCCATATACAAAGAAAAATCTATTCATAAGGCATACATGAACTGAAATAACTAAATAATGACCCCTAAGTCTATAGCAGAAAAATGCATTTGTACAGTAACTCTACACGTTAGCAACAAAAGGAACCAGTTATCATGTTTCTTCCACAACTATTCATATGCAAACATTGTGGGACTGCTATACTGTATTAATGTAGTTACAGCTAAAAACTGCAATtctaaacaccaaataacatggaAATGTTCTTGCTTGGTGCTTGTGTCCACGTGAAGCAGGGAGACGTAAATACCACACATTAACATGAGGCTGGCAGCAGAACCTGCTCCTTGCGCAGCCGCGATTTGGTCAACAATTCTATATCTAGAAAGAGGACCAAGAAACTAACAAAGAAGGTAAAAGTCACACTGGTGTAGAATTTACGGCATAtaccacaaattcctcaaagtaaaGTAAATCCACACTTGCATACGGAGCAGACCAGTGAGAATAACATCTGCTAAAAGTGCATTCATATGAAAGGAAGTGACTGATTTAGAAAGATTATAAAATCTCAGGTGGCTGAGAACCATGCTAGAAAAGATTGTATTATAATTCATTATTCTTCTTGTGGAAAGAACATATATCTGTACCTTACCACTCCAATCTGAAGCCATTACACTAAAATGCAATTGGTTTTGCTAGACTACTTGGTCCACCTTTCCTCGCCGAGCGAAGCTTAAAAgatacacatataactcaatgagAAAAAAATGAAGGACCAATTGTTTTTTTAAAGGCAATTTGCATTCTTAGATCTATAGGAGGGCCAGATGCCAAGTGACAAATCAACTGCACCTTCTGAATACTCATCCAATGTATCAACTCAAATGTGGCCAACTCCTCAAAAAATTGAAACAATGAAGGGAGTGTTTTTATTTGTACAGGGATTGGTTTTATTTGCTCCTGATATTTGCCTTCTCCCGGATAGCATTCATGTAAACCTGCCACAAAACCAACGATCAATCCCTCAATTCAATGGATATAAGATGCAATGCACAGATGTCTTGCTCATCTGAAAACTATAATAGAGTATCTGCGTACCATATCCTGAGTAGCGCGGTGCAGCAGCATGGTTGGCTTGTCATACATCCAACCATCCTTCCCACTGAAGATCATGGATTTGAACCTGCAGTTGCAGTCATATCCTTAGCAGGGGAAAATCGTCAACTCATCCCGAACGAGAGGTCGATTCTGAAGCCAAGAAGGCCATGAAATCGCCCAGATCCAGGTGCATATCAATATGGCAGAGGCAAGCAAGAGACGAGAGAGTGCATGAAGAGATTAGGGATAGGGCGATGTACTTGTTGTTCACAGCAGCAGCCGCAAGTGTTCCGGCAATGGTGGCAGCCTGGATGCTGAGGCACGTGACCACTGGTTTTTTGGTAGGGTGAACTGAGCAGAGGAGTGCAGAAAACGTCCAACGACAAATTGGAGGAACTGTGGGCGATAGCTGCCGGATCTGGATGGATATCGTCGCCGCCGCGCCGCCTGGCTTCTGCATCACGGCCAGCCTCGACCTCCAGCTCGCTGTAGAACCGCCCGTTCGAAGCCAAGCCGCTCCAGCGCGCCTGAGACCCCACCGCCATCGGATCCACACGGAGGTTTTGCCCAAGGACGCAAACAGtcggcggcgaggggaggaggagaagggggggggggggggaggggcgaaCGTGATATGCGCCGGAGTTACAGCTTcctagtttttttttttgaaaaaacgaaatgttttttccacttaatgaaggactgcgggttgatttcgaaCAAATAAGGGGACTTTTCTGCAAaaatgccacgacggacgaccagaaaccctatttgctttattattagggagagattgcatgtttgcttgccttgctggttCAAAACCACTATATTTTTGCTATAGAGTTGTTTTTCATATTTCAAAATAATTTATTAAGTTAATTAGAGATAAAAATTGGAGCCATGTATAGCTACCATCATGGGTAGCAAATTATTTCTGTATGTTAAATATGCCATGATGATTCATTTTAGAGATGATGGCTCTCTTTGAGGTCCATGTCTTGTTGGTTCGTTGTTCATAATACGATTCATCAAAACGAAAAGCTTTGTGTATTGGCATAGCTTTATTTTTGAACTCTGATATGTGCTATACATATTGCACGAACATATAATAACTCCGAACATTTTTTATGATAAATTTAATGACATAAGGATAACAACTTTAGTTGTCAGCAAATTTTTATTCGGATGACAAGTTTTAGTTCTTTTGGGTTTGATTTTTTATGGCAATTTGAGCTGTAAAGAACATGACGATCGAATTGCCCCACACGTGTGGCACTTACTATTTAGATTATTTTCCTTTCACGTTGTCAAATACCAAATTCTCATTTGAGTTACTTATTTATATATATGCCATGCCAAGTACAAAAATCTCATTTTCGTAAGTATATATTTTCTAAACCCAAATGATAAGTGTTACACATGTGACACAAAGCATCCCGGTCTTAACTGTTTTACAACTAAAGTTGCcatctaaaaataaaagaaaacaaaaaaacttgTCATCCGAAATAGAACCtgtcatgcttgacaactaaagtTGTCATGTTCGTTCCACTAAACTTGTCATAAGAAATGTTCGAAGTTGTCATGTGTTTGTGCTTAAAGTTGTCATGTTTCCCCACTAAATTTGTCATAAAAACGTTTGAAATTACCATGTGTTCATGCCAAACATGTGGCacctgttaggaagtattagtattggtCTAGGAGTCCttgttagtctatgtttacttttctTACACCTTAAATCttgtataatatatatatatatgtccttTGGGCCTTCAATAAAAATAAGTTGCTTTTAGAGCTTAGGTTATTCTTTTCCAGCGTCGCAACTCGTTCTTCCGATCCAATATTGCAACGTCGCTGCCTTCTCGTCGTCGCTGCTTGTTCTCTCGCACGTTCGCGTGTTGCTTCTTTGGTCCACGCCTCCACCGCGATGGCTTGGTCTGCGTTCATCTTGCGCTCCAACTGGCTGCTCTGCatgtctcaggcttcccgatccgcGCAAATCGGACCGCCGCGTTGCAGTCCAAATCAGGTCGGGACTTCAGGTCAACACCGTCACCAACCTCCGCCTGTGTCCGCCCACGCTAGCCAACGCTCGCGGCGCCTGCATCCCATCCTTCGCTGCATCCCGCAGCCAGCTCTCCCGCAGCTGCTCATGCTTAGATCGAGCGTCTCTTCAGATCGTGCCGCATGCATCCACTTCTATCCAGCAAGCATCTCTCTATTCGTTGCCCCGTCTGCGGCTGATCATGCAGCTAGTACAACGCATGGTTGTATGTTGATGCTAGCGCGCTGCTCTTCTTTGTGCGTGCATTCATTATACAGTAATTAGCATGGCCAGTTGTTACTGCTTGCACTGTATGGGTTGCTGGCTCATGTTGCTGCTGCTGGTCGCTGGCTGTGTCTCGTACATGCTTTTTTAGCTTTCTATTCTTCTGCTACTCTCACATCTAGTATGTGCTTTTAGTTTTCTTGTCTTTCGCTGCGTCCAtcaaatccgttgatattttgtgtttctCATACCATGCGAGTCCATTATTTCTTTGTTTGTCAGCCTTTTTCTCATTCTGATACTTTTCATATGACTTTTCTGGCCTACTTGTCCTTGTGATTTTCTATATAATTTTCTCGACTCTTTCTGCATTGTTGATCTACGCCTATTCTGCCTTAACCGTCGAGCTTCTTTCGTCGTCGGATGTCGTGGGCTATGATTTTTTTGCAATGTTTTATTCTCTTTGCATTGTTGATGTAAGCCCATTCACTtgccgccgagcttctttcgccgcCGGTTTTCATGTGCCATAATTCTTCAAGCAATGCTtcattctcttgatgtgccatctctttgtTATCCCCATGCTTGACTCGAcaggttttgaagactcttcatgctacaacgacactctcaagacgcggatttgaattatcattttttttagtattacacttcttcaaacgCAATGCTATAACATACACTTTGCATTTGAGGGGCGtgctaggaagtattagtattggtCTAGAAGTCCttgttagtctatgtttactttccttgcacctcaagtcttatatatatatatatatatatatatatatatatatatatatatatatatatatgcatgcccATTGGACCTTCCataaagataagttgctttcctaacatcgcCTATCAGAGTCTTCTTTAAATTCAAAGAAGATTGAGTTGATATTTACGAACCGTTGGATCAAGGATAGACAACCCAGATGCTGAATCCTCTCACCATAATTTACCTCCGCTTCCTCTGTCCTTCCTGCCCGCACCGCCTTCCCTTCGACTGCGCCTGAACGGAGCTGTTGCTGTCGGCATTCGAGCGCGTCCACCTCTGCCTCCTATCTTCTCCAGCCTTCCCACGGAGAACAAGATGACACGAATGTGCAGCCACCCGCTGCAGGAGTTGAGTCCAATCGTTAGGGCGAAGAGGACGGGGGGAAGCACATCTGCCTGTCGGAGGCACTGACAACCTCTCGCCAGAGAAACACAAGCAACGGCAGCGCTGTTTTGTCGTGTGATGATAGTGCGCCTCGGCATCATCGCTCAACGATGTGGTTTGCCACTCACCTCAGGTCGCTCCTCCTGCCCTGGGTAGATTTACAATCTTGATTCTGAAGTTGTTCGATGATGAAATTGGGGATCAACATTTTACATTGCAggcttttgttggaaatatgccctagaggcaataataaagtggttattattatatttccatgttcatgataatagtttattatccatgctagaattgtattgattggaaactcaaatacatgtgtggatacatagacaacacactgtccctagtgagcctctaaaggactagctcgttgatcaaagatggtcaaggtttcctggccatagacacgagttgtcatttgataacgggatcacatcattaggagaatgatgtgatggacaagacccaaactatgaacgtagcatatgatcatgtatcTCAAGTActtgttcttatgaccatgagatcatgcaactcactcataccagaggaataccttgtgtgtatcaaacatcgcaacgtaactgggtgactataaaggtgctctacatgtatctccgagggtgtctgttgggttggtatggatcaagactgggatttatcacttcgtgtgaaggagaggtatctcagggcccactcgctaatacaacatcacaacaagcttgcaagcaatgtgactaaagacttagccacgggatcttgtattacggaacgagtaaagagacattccagtaatgagattgaactaggtatgtagataccgacgaccgagtctcgggcaagtaacataccgatgaacaaagggaacatcataggggattaaccgaatccttgacatagaggttcaacagataaaaatcttcgtagaatatgtaggaactaatatggtcatccaggtccagctattgttattgaccggagagtgtgtcagtcatgtctgcatagttctcgaacccgcagggtctgcacagttaaggttcggtgaagtttttgatattattgagttatgtgtgttggtgaccgaagattgTTTGAAGTCCAGATGAGATGTCGGACGTtatgaggagcttcggaatggtctggaggtaaagatttatatataggaaagtggtatttgggttccgaaaagttttgggtattttcggtagtgtaccaaGAGTGACGaacgggtaccgggggtccaccgggaggggcccacccaccccggggggcaCATGGGCCCAAGAGGTGGCGAACCATCCTCTAGTGGGCTGGGCACCTGACCCCATATGGGGCCCATGCGCCCAAGAGGAAAAGGTGGAGGGTGGGAGGAGTCgttgttggagtaggactccttccCCACGCCCACCTCCTTGTAGGAGGTGGACTCCATCTCCTTGGCCGACGGCCAAagtccctaggggaaaccctagggcgcctcctcccGCCCCTTCCTCCTACAtacagtggaggttttgagggcagccacCACTTGAAaagccacgtgatgccctctcctctctagatcatcttcttcctctagattagttcagtaGAGCTCAGCAAAGCCCTcccggattagttcaccaccaccgcaaccacgccgttgtgctgcggagaactcatctacctctccgcccttgcttgctggatcaaagaggtggagatcgtcatcgagctgtgcgtgtgctgaacgcggaggtgccgtccgttcggcactagatcgtgattggatcgcggaaaggcttgcgatttggatggcgaagacgttcgactacatcaaccgcgtttcttaatgcttcccgcttagcgatctacaagggtatgtggacccaatatctcctctcgtagatgctcattaccatggatagatcttgtatgtgcgtaggaaattttttgtttcccatgcaacgctccccaacagtggcatcatgagctagg encodes:
- the LOC123448693 gene encoding uncharacterized protein LOC123448693 isoform X1, with protein sequence MLEDARQEGPCKYEHLVRLEFMSHHFISSVQDEADFEQFFSAVSWSEKATQRTPELGLAAAISLVRKSYLFSMPVIAQAHFVLLASRCVGNGDLGLHLQVFENAMHAYLIYLPELGVFDRTNVVKSLFGRFATMRLHNSCIQDGTNQKLHCQINRLFLFCKAHCDDSLHVKERSPFDIFLSFIEENQHIFPEQSRQDAVIIVKKIVSNILGCANQKDTDESDTKVSEEMIYLAAVLRLMSSSFLEVLHFIRKMRVAGDRLHENHIFLRISKTISLLGQYEANGLNIDDLFGMTEKSVDKENASVLMLFHFASLLALCLRMRFGFLWKACIVMIMMAMNLVIDEDKSLSTFQFLIASKESAISSIDQEASAISSIDQEASAISSIDQEASAISSIDQEATLKGSARRKSSTSIALQFTNLHKRCIQDDAVSDCAEGSRSKTVDGKAFLESYLGKNKSSEWDDLVDYVECEDGMDYTSWLVKHGKFKGFKYAKWMQSKQPSADKSEKNREYGASKSKRLKKASR
- the LOC123448693 gene encoding uncharacterized protein LOC123448693 isoform X2 gives rise to the protein MLEDARQEGPCKYEHLVRLEFMSHHFISSVQDEADFEQFFSAVSWSEKATQRTPELGLAAAISLVRKSYLFSMPVIAQAHFVLLASRCVGNGDLGLHLQVFENAMHAYLIYLPELGVFDRTNVVKSLFGRFATMRLHNSCIQDGTNQKLHCQINRLFLFCKAHCDDSLHVKERSPFDIFLSFIEENQHIFPEQSRQDAVIIVKKIVSNILGCANQKDTDESDTKVSEEMIYLAAVLRLMSSSFLEVLHFIRKMRVAGDRLHENHIFLRISKTISLLGQYEANGLNIDDLFGMTEKSVDKENASVLMLFHFASLLALCLRMRFGFLWKACIVMIMMAMNLVIDEDKSLSTFQFLIASKESAISSIDQEASAISSIDQEASAISSIDQEATLKGSARRKSSTSIALQFTNLHKRCIQDDAVSDCAEGSRSKTVDGKAFLESYLGKNKSSEWDDLVDYVECEDGMDYTSWLVKHGKFKGFKYAKWMQSKQPSADKSEKNREYGASKSKRLKKASR